Below is a genomic region from Gadus morhua chromosome 4, gadMor3.0, whole genome shotgun sequence.
AAATTTGAACAACCATCCATCACTCATTTGTTCAAATCCTCAGGCGTTGATTTGTAGTAGTTAGTTATTTGGTCTTACTGGGATCCCACAATTTGTTTCATAAAGTTGGGCACAAGCTGGGAAATGTCGTAGTACTGAGTGACTAGTTGGCACTTAATGGAAAACAACCGTTACTTGGATTTCTCTGGCTGTACAGATGTTCACATCAGAACGCACCATGATGTCATTTAAAGTATtgaagctagggtaggcaattttgAGAAACCAGCCAGTCAGCTAGATTTTGAAAGACTGCCAACCCTCACATCAGCACTCCCTCAAAAACCATAACAAGCTCGCTATTAGCAAATGGTCTTCCTAGCTTGTGGTAGACACCGGCCATGCACAATAAGTGCGACAACCAGACCATGCAGTTATTTCATTTAGGCTGGATGAAATTATTGGACAGGTTTTTTTTATCAGGACTTTATTCATTGATTGCCGTTGGGATGTAAGCCTTATTTCAACAAATGGCAAAAAAACCTTCTAAAATATGGCTGACCTGCGTTTTAAATTCACGATGGGTATCATTTCAACTAGATCTTAGCTTAAAATAACCTGAACATATCTGTATTAAATGCTAATTGATAATGATTTCAATGTTGAACATGCTAtactgatatattctacaaatgAAAACCTACCTTTAgcttttttgtttaaaataatctTACCATTGACACTCCCAAAAGTCGTCCTACTCATGCCACTCAGATGAGTTACGATAGTTGGAGTCACACATTTGTGACACCAGTTAGTGGACTGAATTGGTTGATTTCTGAATGTCTACTCACTAGGAGCGGCTCAATCTTACACAATGCTACTTAAGTTGATTAAATGAATATAATGTGTATATGCCTTTAAACgttttgccttttctttttgcCATAGGTTTCAAACGAGTGACCCAAGGCTTCAACTCCAAAAACAACTGTGATGCGCGTACATATTCCTACATGCTTCCCACTGTGGCCTTTGCCCCAAAGGACTACGACACCCAGAAGTCGGCCGCTTTCCGCTTGGACCCAGAGACCCTCACCAGAGCCAACTCGCTCTTTTCCCTTTACAAAGGCACGCACAACTTCCACAACTTCACCTCGCAGAAAAGCCCCCAGGACCCCAGCGCCCGCCGCTACATCACGGAGATGTCCTGCGAGGAGCCCTTCCTCAGCGGCGACTCAGAGTTCGCCGTGATCACGGTGCGCGGCCAGAGCTTCATGCTGCACCAGATCCGCAAGATGATCGGCCTGGTGATCGCAGTGATCAAGGGCTACGccaaggaggaggtgctggagcgCAGCTGGGGCAACGACAAGGTGGACATCCCCCGGGCCCCTGGACTGGGCCTGGTGCTGGAGAGGGTGCACTTTGACCGCTACAACCAGCGCTTCGGCGGGGACGGCCTCCACCAGCGCCTGGATTGGGCCGCGGAGGAGGAGTCGATTAAGGGCTTCAAGAAGGCCCACATCTACCCCAGCATCGTGGACACGGAGTCGGAAGAGCACTCGATGATCAGCTGGATGGCCTCCCTTCCCATCCATGACTACGAGGCGTCGGCGGCGGATCGCCGGGAGAAGGACCAGAAACAGGTAGCTGTTTTAATGTGATAAATAAAGGGCAGGACGAAGGCAGATACATGATCTATTTATATACATGCAATTTGTTCATttgcttattttttttctttttctacagGAAAATGATGTGGGGAATGAATCCGATTAGACCAATatcaagtttatttttattttggtgaACGACGTGATTTAATTTTGTGCGGTCGAATAAAAACCTGTTCTCTTACAACTGACTTACACAGAAGCCTTCTTTGTTAAATCCTGATTTTGTTTActcaaggcaattttatttatcATGTCAATCAAATGTGGAACAACAAACCCAATGAAGATTGTATAATGGACCGTCACTTACAAATGCTGTATATTACAAGATCATTCGGTAGCAGGATTTGCGCTCTTGAACAGGCTTGTGGTTTCAGTTGCCTAGAACCAAGCCAGTTCTGCACTGACTTATCTTTGCACATGGAGGCAATGTTGGATTTTCTAATTTTGGATAGATTGATTTCAAAATAAGAAAATGGAAAACTTTAAACGGGACATTATGCCACCAGGGTTGTGTGtatagccttacaagccgtttcgaaaaatCTACCCCATGACTTCACTAGTGGCCGTGTCCACcgagatctgtgctggatagatgagcaacgtttacttcagtccactgggtaggctggtagactgatctaggtggacaagcccactagtgatgtcatatggggcagattttccaaactgcttgtaaggctaatcacactcgcacctggtggtatatgtcccctttaaatggAATGAATTATCGGAAATATTGCAGATCAAATCAGGTGCAAGATGACACAGCATTTATTCCACAGCAGTTCTTACAAAATGTTctcaaacggggggggggggagggggctagaTATGAAAGACCCCAAAAGGTTTTCGTTTCAAAAGAAGGACCACCAACACACTCCTACTCCAGGCAGAAGTGCTGACCAAGaatgccccctcctccctggagaAGCTTCTTTGCCGGTTCAAACTCCAGCGGAACATTCTTAGTCGCTTTCAGGTCTCTTTCCATTAGCTAAAAAGGATGGAAAAACTTTGGGTTATTTTTTGTTCACTGCCAGCACACAGTTTGACAATATAAATGATACCTAATA
It encodes:
- the pus1 gene encoding pseudouridylate synthase 1 homolog, coding for MLKIPHLLRALTNAQLLHFNYKGFQHRSRCTMSQGELLTTMSTKRVNEEAISVEDEQITKKVKLEEENVDNEKKYPKKKVVLLVAYSGKGYYGMQRNTGTSQFRTIEDELVSALIKSGCIPENHGDEMKKMSFQRCARTDKGVSAAGQVVSLKLRLIEDIMENINKHLPAQIRILGFKRVTQGFNSKNNCDARTYSYMLPTVAFAPKDYDTQKSAAFRLDPETLTRANSLFSLYKGTHNFHNFTSQKSPQDPSARRYITEMSCEEPFLSGDSEFAVITVRGQSFMLHQIRKMIGLVIAVIKGYAKEEVLERSWGNDKVDIPRAPGLGLVLERVHFDRYNQRFGGDGLHQRLDWAAEEESIKGFKKAHIYPSIVDTESEEHSMISWMASLPIHDYEASAADRREKDQKQENDVGNESD